The genomic DNA CCAGGGGTTCGCCCACGCAGACGATCGGGCTGATGCCCCTGCTCAGCGCGGCCTTCGCCTTGGCCGCGACCAGCTGGTCCGACTCAGCGTGGTACTCGCGACGCTCGGAGTGGCCGACGACGACCCAGGTGCAGCCCAGGCGGGCGAGCATCGGGGCGGAGACCTCACCGGTGTAGGCGCCCGACTCGTGCTGGGAGACGTCCTGGGCGCCATAGGTGATCTGTAGCTTGTCTCCCTCGACCAGCGTCTGGACGGAGCGCAGGTCGGTGAACGGGACGGTGACGGCGACGTCGACGTGCTCGTAGTACTCCTTCGGCAGAGCGAAGGCGAGCTTCTGAACGTTGCCGATGGCCTCGATGTGGTCGAGGTTCATCTTCCAGTTGCCGGCGATGAGGGGCTTGCGTG from Corynebacterium guangdongense includes the following:
- the tpiA gene encoding triose-phosphate isomerase — protein: MARKPLIAGNWKMNLDHIEAIGNVQKLAFALPKEYYEHVDVAVTVPFTDLRSVQTLVEGDKLQITYGAQDVSQHESGAYTGEVSAPMLARLGCTWVVVGHSERREYHAESDQLVAAKAKAALSRGISPIVCVGEPLEIREAGTHVDYVVEQTRNSLAGLSSEELSNTVIAYEPVWAIGTGKVASAEDAQEVCAAIRGLIRDLAGDAVAEGIRILYGGSVKTETVHEIVSKPDVDGGLVGGASLDGEGFAKLAAAAAGPVNY